A region from the Rhodamnia argentea isolate NSW1041297 chromosome 7, ASM2092103v1, whole genome shotgun sequence genome encodes:
- the LOC115746794 gene encoding uncharacterized protein LOC115746794, translated as MRRSRRKSSVVAVEVRDSIGNFSTRFSSPSFVKRVEKLSSDQRDAIKSVGFGNLLLIPSHTLSKNLLVELMEKWSCEKRTFVLALGEISMTPMDVALVLGLRVIGKPVILEQSEPFSDLEEDYGAVPGRRKITVASLESRLDSLGGVADDDFIRTFLLFTFGTFLFPNTNGTIDTRYLSFLSNLDYVHQFAWGSAVLDDLIMWLSRRKEKNMQYVGGCLLFLQMWFYEHIDMARPSLQNDSLTFPRACRWGNSKSHPRLWVTEEFEKLRDDQIIWELQPTAIELEADTIKDILPAQTDDPQGTGPQSGANDFLANLPMDLDVKAKIDSDVDTIDSIQRSEMFNSLKPCLSPDKVHSLINADYLSRREVCNKHVESPSTSYDSPRKSSAGMEDDLMLKNRILQEKIVELEKEISELIKENNQLKGQLLSSPSLEKENDDLKKEVADLRGENQMLSLSTDRLVAQLEKLLFNEEINGTEET; from the exons ATGAGAAGGTCGCGGAGAAAATCCTCCGTAGTAGCTGTTGAAGTTCGCGATTCG ATTGGGAATTTCAGTACTAGGTTTTCCTCACCGTCCTTTGTGAAGCGAGTGGAGAAATTATCCTCTGATCAACGAGATGCAATAAAGAGTGTGGGATTTGGTAATCTGTTGCTCATACCGAGTCACACCCTTAGCAAAAATTTATTGGTTGAGTTGATGGAGAAATGGAGCTGCGAGAAGCGGACATTTGTACTTGCTCTCGGCGAAATTTCCATGACTCCCATGGATGTTGCTTTGGTTTTGGGGCTTCGTGTCATTGGAAAGCCGGTGATACTAGAGCAGAGTGAGCCTTTTTCTGATCTAGAAGAAGATTACGGTGCTGTTCCTGGGAGGAGGAAAATTACGGTTGCTTCACTTGAGAGTAGACTTGATTCCCTTGGTGGGGTAGCCGATGATGACTTTATAAGGACGTTTTTACTTTTTACATTTGGGACATTTCTTTTTCCGAATACAAATGGAACGATTGATACTCGCTATCTTTCTTTCCTTAGTAATTTGGATTATGTACATCAATTTGCTTGGGGTTCTGCTGTTCTTGATGATCTGATAATGTGGTTAAgtagaaggaaagagaaaaatatgcaGTATGTTGGAGGTTGTCTTTTATTCCTTCAG ATGTGGTTTTATGAGCACATAGACATGGCTCGGCCTAGTCTTCAAAATGATTCCTTGACTTTTCCCCGTGCATGCCGATGGGGAAACAGTAAATCCCATCCAAGACTGTGGGTCACTGAAGAATTTGAGAAACTAAGAGATGATCAG ATAATCTGGGAGCTTCAACCTACTGCGATTGAGTTAGAAGCTGATACAATCAAAGATATTTTGCCGGCACAAACGGATGATCCCCAAGGGACAGGTCCACAATCCGGGGCAAATGATTTTTTGGCAAATCTTCCAATGGATCTT GATGTCAAAGCAAAAATCGACTCCGATGTAGATACGATTGATAGTATACAAAGGTCAGAGATGTTTAATTCACTGAAACCTTGCTTGTCGCCAGATAAAGTGCACTCTCTGATAAATGCTGATTATCTATCTAGACGAGAAGTGTGCAACAAGCATGTTGAATCACCATCTACATCATACGACTCTCCTAGAAAATCATCAGCTGGCATG GAAGATGACTTGATGCTGAAAAATCGGATATTGCAAGAGAAGATTGTGGAGTTGGAGAAGGAGATAAGTGAACTGataaaggaaaacaatcaattaaaaggCCAGCTACTCTCAAGTCCAtcattagaaaaggaaaatgatgatcTGAAGAAAGAAGTGGCTGATTTGAGAGGAGAAAATCAAATGCTAAGCCTGTCTACAGATCGTCTTGTGGCTCAGCTCGAGAAATTGCTCTTCAATGAGGAAATTAATGGTACAGAAGAAACGTGA
- the LOC115746923 gene encoding RING-H2 finger protein ATL74, whose protein sequence is MNRLYLNRRFLETDLGMPPSAASDSYISETNFDTNMVIILAALLCALICALGLNSIVRCALRCGRRFVAETPEQAAARLAATGLKRRDLRQIPVAVYGSAAANIPATECPICLGEFVDGEKVRVLPKCNHGFHVRCIDTWLLSHSSCPNCRHSLLDRRPPEDEPAVVVQ, encoded by the coding sequence ATGAATCGGCTCTATCTGAACCGGAGGTTCCTCGAGACGGACCTCGGCATGCCGCCGTCGGCGGCCAGCGATTCGTACATCAGCGAGACGAACTTCGACACGAACATGGTGATCATCCTGGCCGCCCTGCTCTGCGCCCTGATCTGCGCCCTGGGCCTCAACTCCATCGTCCGGTGCGCGCTCCGCTGCGGCCGGAGGTTCGTGGCGGAGACGCCGGAGCAGGCGGCGGCGAGGCTGGCGGCCACCGGCCTCAAGAGGCGCGACCTGCGTCAGATCCCAGTGGCGGTGTACgggtcggcggcggcgaacATCCCGGCGACGGAGTGCCCGATCTGCCTCGGCGAGTTCGTCGACGGGGAGAAGGTGCGGGTGCTCCCCAAGTGCAACCACGGGTTCCACGTGAGGTGCATTGACACGTGGCTGCTCTCGCACTCGTCCTGCCCCAACTGCCGGCACTCGCTCCTAGATCGGCGGCCGCCGGAGGACGAGCCCGCCGTCGTTGTCCAGTAG